From a region of the Neobacillus niacini genome:
- a CDS encoding organic hydroperoxide resistance protein, protein MIKMEKKLYTATVNVQGGREGNAVSSDGNLNVDLRYPKELGGNGAGTNPEQLFAAGFAACFEGAIGAVLREKKIKAEGTTIVSHVTLGKDANDGYVLAITMDITIKGVETSVAEEIVAEAHQVCPYAKATRGNIEVISNVVG, encoded by the coding sequence ATGATTAAAATGGAAAAGAAATTGTACACGGCTACAGTTAATGTTCAAGGCGGAAGAGAGGGCAATGCGGTTTCCAGCGATGGGAATCTTAATGTGGACCTGAGATATCCCAAGGAATTAGGGGGTAATGGAGCTGGAACAAATCCGGAGCAACTGTTCGCTGCAGGATTTGCCGCGTGCTTTGAAGGGGCGATCGGTGCTGTTCTTAGAGAAAAGAAGATTAAAGCAGAAGGTACAACAATTGTTTCTCATGTTACACTCGGCAAGGATGCGAACGACGGCTATGTACTAGCAATTACTATGGACATCACTATTAAAGGCGTAGAAACTAGCGTGGCTGAGGAAATCGTTGCGGAAGCTCATCAGGTTTGCCCTTATGCCAAAGCAACACGTGGTAATATCGAAGTAATCTCGAACGTTGTTGGTTAA
- a CDS encoding carboxymuconolactone decarboxylase family protein yields MKQKIDYYNAAPEALKIMMEMEKYTKTTGIDRKLRELIKIRASQINGCAFCLNMHTADARKMGETEQRIYCVSAWEECEFYTEAEKVALELTEHVTLIPTKRVPDELYQRVREHYEEKQYVDLVLIINQINSWNRISIAMGNIATEK; encoded by the coding sequence TTGAAACAAAAAATTGATTATTACAATGCAGCACCAGAAGCACTTAAAATAATGATGGAAATGGAAAAATATACGAAAACTACTGGTATAGACCGTAAACTTCGTGAACTTATAAAAATTCGTGCTTCCCAAATTAACGGCTGCGCATTTTGTTTGAATATGCACACAGCAGATGCTCGAAAAATGGGTGAAACAGAACAAAGAATATATTGTGTTAGTGCCTGGGAAGAGTGTGAATTCTATACAGAAGCAGAAAAAGTAGCTTTAGAGTTGACAGAGCACGTGACATTAATCCCGACAAAACGTGTTCCAGATGAGCTTTATCAACGAGTACGTGAACACTATGAGGAGAAACAGTATGTTGACCTTGTTCTAATCATTAATCAAATCAACAGTTGGAATAGAATTTCTATTGCAATGGGAAATATAGCAACTGAAAAATAA
- a CDS encoding DUF1904 family protein, with the protein MPHLIIRGVSVDQVKTVSTSLVQDLADLCACGTDNFTLEIVHSTYVFDGNEVPGYPLIEVKWFNRGQEIQDQFASIVTKHIQALEFPEVEVAFSTFQESAYYLNGKSFASS; encoded by the coding sequence ATGCCACATTTAATCATTAGAGGAGTTTCAGTGGATCAGGTAAAAACGGTTAGTACTTCATTAGTTCAAGATTTGGCGGATTTATGTGCATGTGGAACGGACAATTTCACCTTAGAAATTGTTCATTCTACCTATGTATTTGATGGCAATGAAGTGCCGGGTTACCCATTAATTGAAGTAAAATGGTTCAACCGCGGTCAGGAAATTCAAGATCAATTTGCCAGCATTGTAACCAAACATATTCAAGCACTCGAATTTCCAGAAGTAGAAGTCGCTTTCAGCACATTTCAGGAGTCCGCTTATTATCTGAACGGAAAGAGTTTTGCTTCATCGTGA
- a CDS encoding NAD(P)/FAD-dependent oxidoreductase has product METDVLIIGAGPSGLTAALETASRGLDVTIVEESFSMGGQFIQQTQLLQSLPSSYQPMRGFELAGLLTKQVEDYSIRCLLGHRVIGFYKDGSVGISDEINVFPLKAKKIIVATGAAENALAFPKWTLPGVMTIGAVQTLINRDFVLPGKHAVILGSSDFAMDVALQLSELGVQIKGIIEKTPSLTARDAEKVEEVRKKGIPVYVNSSIKEARGIGKVEEIDIVHGEQILTVSVDVVCIDGGRSPILDVFYQLGCSFSYQKELGGWIPQYNKSLQTDREDVFLAGNAAGVSSQGVLLTTGMIAGVYVSESLGAISKQEADIETMSLWRELEIMETKLYPDAWKARMQHVENFEHPVLKDQFIS; this is encoded by the coding sequence GTGGAGACTGATGTTCTTATTATTGGTGCTGGTCCCTCAGGTCTTACAGCTGCATTGGAAACAGCATCAAGAGGTTTAGATGTAACCATAGTTGAAGAATCTTTTTCTATGGGCGGACAATTCATTCAACAGACCCAGCTCCTTCAATCGCTTCCTTCGTCCTATCAGCCTATGCGCGGGTTTGAGCTGGCTGGTCTTTTAACGAAACAAGTAGAGGACTACTCGATTCGTTGTTTGCTAGGTCATCGTGTGATTGGCTTTTACAAGGATGGAAGTGTTGGTATTTCCGATGAGATCAATGTATTTCCTCTTAAAGCAAAAAAAATAATCGTGGCTACGGGTGCGGCTGAAAATGCCCTTGCCTTTCCGAAATGGACGCTGCCGGGAGTCATGACCATAGGTGCAGTCCAAACCTTAATAAATCGGGATTTTGTTCTGCCTGGTAAACATGCCGTTATTTTAGGATCCAGTGATTTTGCAATGGATGTTGCGCTCCAGCTTTCTGAGCTAGGTGTACAGATTAAGGGGATAATTGAAAAAACTCCAAGCTTAACGGCACGGGATGCAGAAAAAGTGGAAGAGGTTCGAAAAAAAGGTATTCCAGTTTATGTGAATTCCTCCATCAAGGAAGCTAGGGGAATTGGTAAGGTAGAGGAAATTGATATCGTGCACGGAGAACAGATTCTTACCGTAAGTGTTGATGTCGTATGTATAGATGGCGGCCGGTCGCCTATTCTCGATGTTTTTTACCAGCTTGGCTGTTCATTCAGTTATCAAAAAGAACTAGGAGGCTGGATCCCGCAATACAACAAATCTTTACAAACAGACCGGGAAGATGTTTTTTTAGCAGGGAACGCTGCCGGGGTCAGTTCTCAGGGAGTTTTACTAACAACAGGTATGATAGCCGGGGTTTATGTTTCTGAATCCCTGGGAGCTATCAGTAAGCAAGAGGCCGATATCGAGACCATGTCTCTATGGAGAGAACTTGAAATTATGGAGACGAAGCTTTATCCAGATGCATGGAAAGCAAGAATGCAGCATGTTGAAAACTTTGAACATCCCGTCCTTAAGGACCAATTTATCTCTTAG
- a CDS encoding GerAB/ArcD/ProY family transporter: MSVKVKEQFQVSTFFTFFLVHASQTGIGILNYQANISKYAEQDAWISLIITGVSIHLILFIIFKMLDPHKNDLVAVNEHCFGKVLGSALSILALGYFWLASFTVFRAYIDVIQVWVYPTIKTWQLSIIFGAVLYYIVSNGFRVLTGFSFWGVILPSILFVLIYFPMKHTNYIYLLPAFSHPISDLLLSAKASTLLFLGFEWILMYYPFIKESSKIPKWAYFGNLYTIIVYLIVTFISFLYFNQEVIKELPWPTLMMLKIVHFPFLERFEYIFIFIWLLVIIPPMCISMWACTRIIKRTFSFPPKGFLILFILLTIIASISLKDVESVNKVSNLSSNVGFVFIYIYIPLLFITKQIKDRFMKNKITSF, translated from the coding sequence GTGAGCGTTAAAGTAAAAGAACAATTTCAAGTTTCTACTTTTTTTACTTTCTTTTTAGTTCATGCTTCACAAACGGGAATTGGCATTTTAAATTACCAAGCCAATATCAGTAAATATGCAGAACAAGACGCGTGGATTTCTTTGATCATTACGGGAGTTTCCATTCATTTGATACTTTTCATCATCTTCAAAATGTTGGATCCCCATAAAAATGATTTAGTAGCTGTCAATGAACACTGTTTTGGAAAAGTTTTAGGAAGCGCGCTCTCTATATTAGCTTTAGGCTACTTCTGGCTGGCCTCTTTTACAGTTTTTCGAGCTTACATTGATGTCATACAAGTATGGGTTTATCCGACAATCAAGACCTGGCAACTTAGCATCATATTCGGAGCTGTACTATATTATATCGTATCAAATGGATTCCGTGTTTTAACTGGTTTCAGCTTCTGGGGAGTCATTTTACCATCTATTTTATTCGTACTAATATACTTCCCCATGAAACATACGAATTACATATATTTATTACCTGCTTTTAGTCACCCTATCAGTGATTTACTCTTATCTGCCAAAGCATCAACATTGCTTTTTCTCGGTTTTGAGTGGATATTAATGTACTACCCTTTTATTAAAGAGTCATCGAAAATTCCTAAATGGGCATACTTCGGAAATTTATATACTATCATTGTTTACCTAATCGTAACATTTATTTCATTTCTCTATTTTAATCAAGAAGTAATAAAAGAACTACCTTGGCCAACTTTAATGATGCTTAAAATCGTCCACTTTCCTTTTTTGGAAAGGTTTGAGTATATATTTATTTTTATTTGGTTATTGGTCATCATTCCTCCAATGTGTATCTCAATGTGGGCGTGTACTAGGATAATTAAGAGAACGTTTTCATTTCCCCCGAAAGGTTTTTTAATATTATTCATTCTTTTAACCATTATTGCATCAATAAGTTTGAAAGATGTTGAAAGTGTAAATAAGGTTAGTAATCTTTCTTCTAACGTCGGATTTGTATTTATTTATATATACATTCCTTTACTTTTTATTACAAAACAAATTAAGGATCGCTTCATGAAGAATAAGATAACAAGTTTTTAG
- a CDS encoding (2Fe-2S)-binding protein produces MDKTMIICRCEEISYEEIEEVISNGAKRFDDIKRMTRCGMGPCQSKICNSLVATIIHEKTGIPIHEIPLPRMRMPISPIKLETLATNSTSFSSVKSVLDEVELEDGKVR; encoded by the coding sequence TTGGATAAAACCATGATTATTTGTCGATGTGAAGAAATCAGTTACGAAGAAATCGAGGAAGTTATTTCGAATGGCGCCAAGAGATTTGATGATATTAAAAGAATGACACGCTGCGGCATGGGTCCATGCCAGTCAAAAATATGCAATAGCCTGGTGGCCACTATCATTCATGAGAAAACAGGCATTCCTATTCACGAGATTCCACTGCCGCGTATGAGGATGCCGATTAGTCCAATTAAGCTTGAAACCCTAGCAACGAATAGTACCTCATTTTCCTCGGTGAAATCAGTTTTAGATGAGGTGGAGCTAGAGGATGGGAAGGTGAGATAA
- a CDS encoding Ger(x)C family spore germination protein has product MTNNTLAKFGFVVLSLLLSGCIPHNIIDEVSLMHNIGFDREKKMLKGIVVYPNYQQGNNSSLISALASNPSNLREQLGYKSQYKVEMGQLRVIIFGNKLSTYGLAQILDTICRDPQIGIVRIVITNGSPSKIIQKTLNESPLYLMNLIDQSIKNEGIPESNIHTIYDQYFGSGIDMSFPLLKVDSSGKVKVDGMGIFKEDKLKYKISTKEALLFKLMTDRNKSGVYNLKLTKNNDSSNIGVRFLYGKHKITIINKNNREEAKINLVLNVEIAGLPDWMTVENEKDYKKIKNELEKSISRDATTLLNNLQAKNVDPIGFGRMHKINHNKWSEDNFYKNIYPNMTFNVSSNIIIRQAGVGK; this is encoded by the coding sequence ATGACGAATAACACTTTAGCAAAATTTGGTTTTGTTGTTTTATCTCTACTCCTGTCTGGATGTATACCTCACAATATTATTGATGAGGTATCTTTAATGCATAACATTGGATTTGATAGGGAGAAGAAAATGTTAAAAGGTATTGTTGTCTATCCTAATTATCAGCAAGGTAATAATTCTTCATTGATTTCTGCTCTTGCAAGTAATCCTTCTAATTTACGAGAACAGCTTGGTTATAAGTCCCAATATAAAGTAGAAATGGGACAATTACGGGTAATTATATTCGGAAATAAATTAAGTACATACGGTTTAGCACAGATCCTGGATACAATTTGCAGAGATCCTCAAATCGGCATTGTAAGGATCGTCATTACAAATGGTTCCCCAAGCAAAATAATTCAAAAAACACTAAATGAGAGTCCACTTTACTTGATGAATTTAATCGACCAAAGCATTAAAAACGAAGGTATCCCTGAATCCAACATTCACACCATATATGATCAATATTTTGGAAGTGGGATCGATATGTCTTTTCCACTTTTAAAAGTAGACTCCAGTGGAAAAGTTAAAGTTGATGGAATGGGAATATTTAAAGAGGATAAATTAAAATATAAGATTTCAACGAAAGAGGCTTTATTATTCAAATTAATGACTGATAGGAATAAATCAGGGGTGTATAATTTAAAACTCACCAAGAACAACGATAGCAGCAACATTGGGGTAAGGTTTCTTTATGGAAAGCATAAAATTACAATTATTAACAAAAACAACCGCGAAGAGGCAAAAATTAATCTTGTTCTTAATGTAGAAATAGCAGGTTTACCAGACTGGATGACAGTTGAAAATGAAAAAGATTATAAAAAAATTAAAAATGAATTGGAGAAATCAATTTCAAGGGATGCTACAACACTTCTTAATAACCTCCAAGCCAAAAATGTGGATCCTATAGGCTTCGGTAGAATGCACAAAATTAACCATAATAAATGGTCTGAGGATAACTTTTATAAAAATATATACCCTAATATGACGTTTAATGTAAGTTCAAACATTATCATTAGACAAGCTGGAGTGGGAAAATAG
- a CDS encoding RrF2 family transcriptional regulator, with protein sequence MQYSIGVEYALHCLVYLIDIPEDSPTGIKELSYFQGISDTYLSKTFSKLSKAGIVSSVPGVKGGYKLARSPEEISFWDVIEAVEGPKPIFQCKNIKDNGYLYREKGCSPSASCTINLVMLSAEEKMRDFLQSKTLAWLNEELNQVLSKQVREDTRKYFSKSNI encoded by the coding sequence ATGCAGTATAGTATTGGAGTTGAGTATGCACTTCACTGCCTCGTTTATTTAATTGATATTCCTGAAGATTCTCCCACTGGAATAAAGGAACTGTCTTATTTTCAAGGTATTTCAGATACATATCTCTCCAAGACTTTTAGTAAATTATCTAAGGCTGGTATTGTAAGTTCAGTTCCTGGGGTTAAGGGTGGTTATAAACTTGCTAGATCCCCAGAAGAAATTTCGTTTTGGGATGTAATTGAAGCCGTTGAAGGTCCTAAGCCGATTTTCCAGTGTAAAAATATTAAAGATAATGGTTATTTGTATAGAGAAAAAGGCTGCTCCCCAAGTGCCTCTTGTACTATCAATTTAGTTATGCTCTCTGCAGAGGAAAAAATGCGTGATTTTTTGCAAAGTAAAACACTTGCATGGTTAAATGAGGAGCTGAATCAAGTCTTATCCAAACAAGTACGTGAAGATACTCGGAAATATTTTTCGAAGAGCAACATATAA
- a CDS encoding fumarylacetoacetate hydrolase family protein produces the protein MKFTRFTKGSSVYTGVMSENTIQEINGDIFGDNWEYTGQKFSVTDVKLLAPIKPNQIIGIGANYVSKLEDRPSELPEIPVFFFKPISSVIGPEEDIIIPEGIEKVKFESELAIVIGKEAKNVPESEVWDYVFGYTVGNDVTAPQFFHQDGHWTIGKSFDTFTPLGPVIETELDPFAVKVEARLNGVEKQNSATELMIIPIRRMVSYLTKVMTLKPGDVILTGSPVGADFVGAGDTIECIIKEIGTLRNSFVLAKEQVKS, from the coding sequence ATGAAATTTACTAGATTTACTAAAGGTTCGTCCGTTTACACAGGTGTGATGTCTGAAAACACGATACAAGAAATTAATGGAGATATTTTTGGCGATAATTGGGAGTATACAGGACAAAAATTTTCTGTAACTGATGTGAAACTGCTGGCGCCTATAAAGCCAAACCAAATTATTGGAATTGGAGCAAACTATGTTTCTAAACTTGAAGACCGACCTTCAGAGCTTCCAGAAATTCCTGTATTCTTTTTTAAACCAATATCCTCCGTTATTGGGCCTGAGGAAGATATCATCATTCCGGAAGGGATCGAAAAGGTGAAGTTCGAATCAGAGTTAGCCATTGTCATTGGTAAGGAAGCTAAAAATGTTCCTGAATCAGAAGTGTGGGATTACGTGTTCGGATACACGGTTGGAAACGATGTAACAGCTCCTCAATTTTTTCATCAGGACGGGCATTGGACCATTGGTAAGTCCTTTGATACCTTCACACCACTAGGGCCAGTTATTGAGACAGAATTAGATCCATTTGCTGTGAAGGTGGAAGCAAGACTGAATGGTGTGGAGAAGCAAAATAGTGCAACCGAGCTAATGATTATTCCGATCCGAAGAATGGTATCCTATCTGACAAAAGTGATGACACTTAAGCCGGGGGATGTCATCCTGACTGGCAGTCCGGTTGGAGCAGATTTTGTCGGTGCCGGAGATACAATTGAATGTATAATTAAAGAGATTGGGACATTAAGGAATTCATTTGTATTGGCAAAAGAGCAAGTTAAATCTTAA
- the wrbA gene encoding NAD(P)H:quinone oxidoreductase, protein MSNVNLAIIFYSSTGTNYQLTQWASEGAKEAGAEVKVLKVPELAPQSVIDSNPSWKNYVEEVAVCVPTVSLEDLEWSDAIIFSIPTRFGNMPSQMKQFLDTTGGLWFNGKLMNKVVSAMTSAQNSHGGQEATILSLYTTMYHWGAIIAAPGYTDPVIFGAGGNPYGTSVTVDQNGKMVEDVIAVQAAVKHQAKRTVTVAEWVKKANH, encoded by the coding sequence ATGTCAAATGTAAACCTAGCTATCATCTTTTATAGTTCAACAGGTACAAATTATCAATTAACACAATGGGCTTCCGAGGGAGCAAAAGAAGCTGGTGCAGAGGTTAAGGTTTTAAAAGTTCCAGAATTAGCTCCTCAATCGGTTATTGATTCGAATCCCTCATGGAAGAACTATGTTGAAGAAGTTGCAGTATGTGTTCCAACTGTATCACTTGAAGATTTAGAATGGTCAGATGCAATAATTTTTAGCATCCCCACTCGATTTGGTAATATGCCGTCACAAATGAAACAGTTCTTAGATACGACAGGTGGACTTTGGTTTAATGGAAAGCTTATGAATAAAGTCGTAAGTGCAATGACTTCTGCACAAAATTCTCATGGTGGTCAAGAAGCAACTATATTATCACTTTATACAACCATGTACCATTGGGGTGCAATTATTGCAGCTCCTGGTTATACTGATCCAGTTATATTTGGAGCAGGTGGTAACCCATATGGAACCAGTGTTACTGTTGATCAGAATGGAAAAATGGTTGAAGATGTCATTGCTGTTCAAGCTGCCGTTAAACATCAGGCAAAACGTACTGTTACAGTAGCAGAGTGGGTAAAAAAAGCTAATCATTGA
- a CDS encoding VanW family protein, whose protein sequence is MNFTWILGLMILSQQSNNPGSLLITNNGQPISTVNHSDLSLYPPGLPIMNTEKFNKFMDEIDKNVSKDPKNATLDRSGNIIQEQVGYRLDRQKFTEQIYTYYFNNITSELEAPLQAIYPQVDSELLGTIRSEKIGEYVTSFSTNKKNRNNNIYRAAEAINNFILYPGETFSFNKVVGERTAGKGYLPAPVIVKGKFAEDTGGGICQVSSTLYNAVDNAGLEVIKRYPHSSPISYVPPGRDATVSWNGPDFVFKNKYNQPILIQANTLGNQLIIEIYSSDVISFNPKNVPYLPYQHSRLPK, encoded by the coding sequence ATGAATTTTACTTGGATACTTGGTCTAATGATTCTATCTCAACAATCAAATAATCCAGGCAGTTTATTAATTACTAACAATGGTCAGCCTATATCAACGGTTAATCATTCTGACTTATCATTGTACCCGCCTGGATTACCCATTATGAATACAGAAAAGTTTAATAAATTTATGGACGAAATAGACAAAAATGTTTCCAAAGATCCCAAAAATGCAACTTTAGATAGGTCCGGAAATATCATTCAAGAACAAGTTGGTTATCGTTTAGATCGTCAAAAATTTACAGAACAGATTTATACTTATTACTTTAATAATATTACATCTGAATTAGAAGCTCCATTACAAGCCATTTATCCTCAGGTTGATAGTGAATTACTTGGAACAATTCGAAGTGAAAAAATTGGGGAATATGTTACGTCGTTCAGTACCAATAAAAAAAACCGAAACAATAATATTTATCGTGCTGCAGAAGCGATTAATAATTTTATTCTTTATCCCGGTGAAACCTTCTCATTTAATAAAGTGGTTGGGGAAAGAACAGCAGGTAAAGGCTATTTACCCGCGCCTGTTATCGTGAAAGGGAAATTTGCAGAGGATACAGGTGGTGGAATTTGTCAAGTTTCATCAACTCTCTATAATGCAGTAGATAATGCAGGTTTAGAAGTTATTAAGCGTTACCCCCACAGCAGTCCGATTTCGTACGTTCCACCTGGGCGGGATGCCACTGTAAGTTGGAATGGACCTGATTTCGTTTTTAAAAATAAATACAATCAACCGATTTTAATTCAAGCAAATACGTTAGGGAATCAATTAATCATTGAGATCTATTCTTCGGATGTAATTTCCTTTAACCCTAAAAATGTTCCATACCTGCCTTATCAGCATAGTCGTCTTCCCAAGTGA
- a CDS encoding spore germination protein yields MFKKKNSQNTENLTHTEIVKRAKKSSDFKEIKKNVSGVQILIFYFTTLIDHKTMERVFLPYINECEKKIDQSLDINQFKNNLPLEDVIRTHDANEIEEKIYKGYVLITFGNSAEDCLLINVSNLYKGVRTTNETENEYSVTGPKLGFVENLDTNILLLRSKLKSPLLTTEEFILGKLSKTRVVIVYLDGITNKKHIETVKNRVSEIDFDIIWDTHVIDQIIRDNSYTPFPLYVASERLDRISYTLSSGQVVIFSDGSPSAISGPSTILDFFIASEDYYYNWITGSFLRLIRIFGIIFSIISSSIYIAVVTFHYEVIPVDLLGPLIKSRANVPFPPLLEVLFLEMTIELLREAGARLPTKIGQTLGIVGGIVIGQAAVAAALTSNILLIIVALSALSSFTTPTITMSNTIRLLRFPFIIMSSLLGGLGIIIGFAVLLCHLFKLKSFETPYMVPLYPFRRNNFQDSFIRSPFRKLNKRPDYLRTKETIKFSPKEKNKQKEDINDE; encoded by the coding sequence ATGTTTAAGAAAAAAAATAGTCAGAATACAGAAAATCTAACACATACAGAAATAGTGAAAAGAGCTAAAAAATCATCTGATTTTAAAGAGATTAAAAAAAATGTTTCAGGAGTCCAGATATTAATTTTCTATTTCACCACACTTATTGATCATAAGACTATGGAACGTGTATTTCTTCCCTATATTAATGAATGTGAAAAAAAGATAGACCAATCTCTAGATATTAATCAATTTAAAAACAATCTTCCTCTTGAAGATGTAATTAGAACTCATGATGCAAATGAAATCGAAGAGAAAATATATAAAGGATATGTACTTATAACATTTGGAAATAGCGCTGAAGATTGTCTTTTAATAAACGTAAGCAATTTATATAAAGGGGTTAGAACAACGAATGAAACTGAGAATGAGTATAGTGTTACAGGGCCAAAATTAGGGTTTGTTGAGAATCTTGATACTAACATTCTTTTACTTCGAAGTAAGTTAAAATCTCCTTTATTAACGACTGAAGAATTTATTCTAGGCAAACTGTCGAAAACTAGAGTTGTCATTGTTTATTTAGATGGTATAACAAATAAAAAACATATAGAAACAGTAAAAAACAGAGTGTCTGAAATAGACTTTGATATTATTTGGGATACTCATGTTATTGACCAAATCATTAGAGATAATTCTTATACTCCTTTTCCGCTTTACGTAGCTTCAGAGAGGCTGGATAGAATTTCTTACACACTCTCTAGTGGCCAAGTAGTTATATTTAGTGATGGTTCACCATCCGCAATATCCGGGCCTTCTACCATACTCGATTTTTTTATCGCATCAGAAGATTATTATTATAACTGGATTACTGGTTCGTTTCTTCGTTTAATACGAATATTTGGGATCATCTTTTCAATCATTTCTTCATCTATTTATATTGCTGTTGTGACGTTTCATTATGAGGTTATTCCCGTAGATTTACTAGGTCCGTTAATAAAGTCCAGAGCAAACGTTCCATTTCCACCGTTATTGGAAGTTCTGTTTTTAGAAATGACAATTGAATTATTAAGAGAGGCAGGAGCTCGCTTACCTACTAAGATTGGACAAACATTGGGAATTGTTGGAGGTATTGTGATTGGGCAGGCAGCAGTTGCTGCAGCACTGACAAGTAATATTTTATTAATAATCGTCGCTTTATCAGCCCTTTCTTCATTCACTACACCAACTATTACTATGTCCAACACAATTCGATTATTAAGATTTCCCTTTATCATTATGTCCTCATTACTAGGTGGGTTAGGTATCATCATCGGTTTTGCCGTTTTACTATGTCATTTGTTTAAACTAAAATCGTTTGAAACTCCTTACATGGTTCCTTTATATCCATTTCGCCGCAATAATTTTCAAGATAGTTTTATTAGGTCACCTTTCCGTAAATTAAATAAAAGGCCAGATTATTTAAGAACTAAAGAAACAATAAAATTTTCACCAAAAGAGAAAAACAAACAGAAGGAGGATATTAATGACGAATAA
- a CDS encoding NAD(P)/FAD-dependent oxidoreductase — protein sequence METSYETIIIGGGVVGSSIAYHLSERKKEGILVLDQKFPLSGTSGSTQAWVWVHNKTPSWYAEFNMYSAELYPYLSKKIGDVEYKRTGGLSPFFNEADREKALLLAEAYKKIGIKIKVLSREEALEKEPSLNPEVAGATYSSIDGNVNPFRLVDMYMRAAKKNGVQYSTYNKVTEIQKLPGKFIVSSRKGTFVCNNLILAGGTWSRELGKLVDISIPVNQLRGQILVTEPLKPFLHYTISGLRQAFNGEVLIGYSMEEEGFNRATTLDVIQETANMAVHYVPQLKKAKVVRAFSGIRAMPEDGFPILGNIPGIENLYVAATHSGVTLSPLIGTLMTELILDGETSIPIDRYSISRFDLAIR from the coding sequence ATGGAAACTAGTTATGAAACCATCATTATCGGGGGAGGGGTCGTCGGAAGCAGCATCGCTTATCACCTTTCGGAACGAAAAAAGGAAGGAATTCTGGTACTGGATCAAAAATTCCCTCTGTCGGGAACTTCAGGTTCCACACAAGCGTGGGTATGGGTCCATAATAAAACACCGTCTTGGTATGCAGAGTTTAATATGTACAGTGCCGAACTTTATCCTTATTTATCAAAAAAAATTGGGGATGTAGAATATAAACGGACTGGCGGACTTTCCCCATTTTTTAATGAAGCCGATCGCGAAAAAGCGTTACTCCTTGCGGAGGCCTACAAAAAAATTGGCATCAAAATTAAGGTATTATCCCGTGAGGAGGCCTTAGAAAAGGAACCATCGCTCAATCCGGAGGTTGCAGGCGCTACGTATAGTTCCATTGATGGCAACGTAAATCCTTTTCGGTTAGTCGATATGTATATGAGGGCGGCCAAGAAAAATGGAGTTCAATACTCTACTTATAATAAAGTAACGGAAATTCAAAAGCTTCCTGGGAAATTCATTGTTTCCTCACGAAAGGGAACATTTGTATGTAATAATCTTATTCTTGCTGGCGGCACCTGGTCAAGAGAATTAGGAAAATTAGTAGATATCAGCATTCCAGTCAACCAGTTAAGAGGGCAGATTCTTGTTACCGAACCACTAAAACCATTTTTACATTATACCATCAGCGGGTTAAGACAGGCCTTTAATGGCGAGGTATTAATCGGTTATTCAATGGAAGAAGAAGGATTTAACAGAGCAACCACATTGGATGTCATTCAAGAAACGGCTAATATGGCTGTTCACTATGTTCCGCAATTAAAAAAAGCAAAGGTTGTTCGCGCTTTTTCAGGAATTCGAGCCATGCCGGAAGATGGTTTTCCCATTCTGGGGAATATCCCGGGTATTGAAAACCTTTATGTGGCAGCTACGCATAGCGGCGTAACTCTATCGCCACTAATAGGGACTCTTATGACTGAGTTAATTCTGGATGGGGAAACTTCAATCCCAATTGATCGCTACTCCATCAGCAGGTTTGATTTGGCCATTAGATAA